In Candidatus Saccharimonadales bacterium, one genomic interval encodes:
- a CDS encoding DUF2000 domain-containing protein, protein MDYIPTTHKFVAVLNKKIPTGNLMNALGHITAGFAASYPEPKEMRFDNYEDANGNTHPNISDNPFIVLQADNSNKIRTFRQALTDEGIRFVDFTSTMTVGTYAEQQEKTKTTPEAELEYWGIVTFGEIEKINALTKKFSLWRS, encoded by the coding sequence ATGGACTACATTCCGACTACACACAAATTCGTTGCCGTATTGAACAAGAAAATCCCCACTGGTAACTTGATGAACGCACTGGGGCATATTACGGCAGGTTTTGCCGCTTCGTATCCTGAACCAAAAGAAATGCGCTTTGACAACTACGAAGATGCTAACGGCAATACTCATCCAAATATTTCTGACAATCCCTTTATCGTTCTGCAAGCCGACAATTCGAATAAAATTCGTACCTTCCGCCAAGCGCTTACTGACGAAGGTATTCGTTTTGTTGATTTTACGAGCACTATGACTGTCGGTACCTACGCCGAGCAACAAGAAAAGACCAAAACAACACCCGAGGCTGAACTTGAATATTGGGGCATTGTTACTTTTGGTGAGATAGAAAAGATTAATGCTCTGACCAAAAAATTCTCGCTCTGGCGAAGTTAG
- a CDS encoding helix-turn-helix transcriptional regulator, translating to MSANTIHDSPFDKLVANPAHPVDTQPPHPGLAEEELRRQFLEFRTAAGLTQGDVQKYFDWSKSKLHRIENGPTPIGVADARNMLQMYGIKDETFSELIEKTRFVKDLHKREGDDLFSKAETSFLKHEAEASAVRIYEPDFLPDVMQPLEYAHALARVLKPGVDSERARDLDDFRLNRAAYLLGQYGPKLHVILDETVLHRAIGGEKLSDSDPTKYSVMALAINGLRSLHSTGSSNDTTGAKNGQLNLHITIQVVPYEAGPYPLMNYPYSILDMPDDDNEQIVYVNGNLHGQSNDGLSKAQTASYVEAFDELAQRIPGADQTEDILKWVLDSYAS from the coding sequence ATGTCTGCTAATACTATCCACGATAGTCCCTTTGACAAATTAGTTGCGAATCCTGCCCATCCGGTCGATACGCAACCACCGCATCCTGGCTTAGCCGAAGAGGAGCTTCGACGCCAATTTTTAGAATTTCGAACTGCTGCTGGTTTAACACAGGGTGATGTACAGAAATATTTCGACTGGTCTAAGTCGAAACTACATCGTATCGAAAATGGTCCAACCCCCATAGGCGTTGCTGACGCTCGTAATATGCTTCAGATGTACGGTATAAAAGACGAGACCTTTTCGGAGCTAATTGAAAAAACGCGTTTTGTTAAAGACCTACACAAGAGAGAGGGTGATGATTTATTTTCTAAAGCTGAAACTTCTTTTTTGAAACATGAAGCCGAAGCATCCGCGGTACGCATATACGAACCAGACTTCCTACCCGATGTGATGCAGCCACTTGAATATGCCCACGCATTGGCGCGAGTACTCAAGCCGGGTGTAGACTCTGAACGAGCCAGAGATCTAGATGATTTCCGACTGAATCGTGCTGCGTACCTTTTGGGTCAATACGGCCCAAAGCTACATGTCATTCTTGACGAAACTGTTCTGCACCGAGCAATTGGTGGTGAGAAATTATCTGATTCTGACCCGACAAAATATAGCGTTATGGCACTAGCGATAAACGGGTTGCGTAGCTTGCATTCAACTGGCAGCTCTAACGATACAACTGGCGCAAAAAACGGTCAGCTCAACCTTCATATTACTATCCAGGTAGTGCCATACGAGGCTGGGCCATATCCGTTAATGAATTACCCTTACTCAATTTTAGACATGCCGGATGATGACAATGAACAAATTGTATATGTAAATGGCAATCTTCATGGTCAAAGTAATGATGGACTGTCAAAGGCTCAGACGGCATCATATGTCGAGGCTTTCGATGAGCTAGCCCAGCGCATTCCTGGAGCTGACCAAACGGAAGACATACTTAAGTGGGTACTAGATAGTTATGCTTCTTAG